The following are encoded together in the Candidatus Margulisiibacteriota bacterium genome:
- a CDS encoding peptidoglycan bridge formation glycyltransferase FemA/FemB family protein: MDRDSWNELAASNSQILQSYEWGQLKECFGWEALRIELDGKTGASILKRKLPLIRQCVLYSPRGPLVDFHDKSKLRQLIDAVKEEAEKKGALFYRIDPEIEEDDKEALDNLKSLGFIKSDREVQPRATIILDITKSQDELMAGFESKFRYNIRLAEKKNVVVEEDISESAVEKYYDLYRITSSRDSFMIHPVSYYKKVRELIINSGMGTIFLAYIGRVPVAGVFIFAFGKRVWYMYGASSNEHRNFMPNNLIHWNVIKWAKERGYKEYDLWGIPANPTLNHPLWGVYKFKKGFGGKTRKFIGAFDLPFGKARYKLFNLALEGYTSARSLIKKGKLSDSLGE, translated from the coding sequence ATGGACAGGGACAGCTGGAACGAACTTGCCGCCTCAAACTCGCAGATACTCCAATCCTACGAATGGGGGCAGTTAAAAGAGTGTTTTGGCTGGGAGGCTTTGCGCATAGAGTTGGACGGCAAAACAGGGGCCTCGATCCTTAAAAGAAAACTTCCTCTCATTAGACAGTGCGTTCTTTACTCTCCAAGGGGGCCGTTAGTCGACTTTCATGACAAAAGTAAGCTCAGGCAGCTGATAGATGCGGTCAAAGAAGAGGCCGAAAAAAAAGGCGCGCTTTTTTACAGGATAGACCCGGAGATAGAAGAGGATGACAAAGAGGCCCTGGACAACTTAAAGAGCTTGGGATTCATCAAAAGCGACAGAGAGGTCCAGCCGAGGGCCACGATAATTCTTGATATCACAAAGAGCCAGGACGAGCTGATGGCGGGCTTTGAGAGCAAATTCAGGTACAATATCCGTCTGGCCGAAAAGAAGAATGTAGTGGTGGAAGAGGATATCTCCGAAAGTGCGGTGGAAAAGTACTATGACCTCTACAGGATAACCAGCAGCAGGGATTCTTTTATGATACATCCTGTCTCCTACTATAAAAAAGTGCGGGAACTCATTATTAATTCCGGGATGGGGACCATCTTCCTTGCCTATATCGGAAGAGTCCCCGTGGCAGGCGTCTTTATCTTTGCTTTCGGCAAACGCGTCTGGTACATGTACGGGGCATCTTCCAACGAACACAGGAACTTTATGCCAAACAACCTGATCCACTGGAATGTTATCAAGTGGGCCAAGGAAAGAGGCTATAAAGAATATGACCTATGGGGAATTCCGGCAAACCCGACGCTGAACCATCCTCTCTGGGGGGTTTATAAGTTCAAGAAAGGCTTTGGAGGAAAAACTCGAAAATTCATCGGCGCCTTTGACCTGCCGTTCGGCAAGGCCAGGTACAAACTCTTCAACCTTGCCCTTGAGGGCTACACGAGCGCAAGGTCTCTCATAAAAAAAGGCAAACTGTCGGATTCGCTGGGGGAGTAG
- a CDS encoding transposase, whose translation MNVFGDHHRRSIRLKGYDYSRDGAYFVTICVQNRGPVFGAVKNGKMVLNNLGKTAEMYWCAIPFHYPHAILDLFVIMPNHVHGVVVIDNDACGNPVFVGANNYSPLRTHSPLPIQDGARPRGTSKTIGAVIRGYKIGVTKWARNNLKMHDVWQRNYYENIIRDDRSLNRIREYICNNPAKWESDRNKPDRAIQRK comes from the coding sequence ATGAATGTGTTTGGGGACCATCACAGGCGGTCAATCAGGTTAAAGGGTTATGATTATTCCCGGGACGGCGCATATTTTGTTACGATTTGCGTTCAAAACAGGGGTCCTGTTTTTGGGGCCGTTAAAAATGGGAAAATGGTATTGAACAATTTGGGAAAAACCGCCGAAATGTATTGGTGCGCAATACCGTTCCATTATCCCCATGCAATATTGGATTTGTTCGTTATAATGCCCAATCATGTCCATGGTGTTGTGGTTATAGATAATGATGCGTGCGGAAACCCCGTATTTGTAGGGGCGAATAATTATTCGCCCCTACGGACACATTCGCCCCTACCAATACAGGACGGTGCACGGCCGCGCGGTACATCAAAAACCATTGGTGCGGTAATACGCGGATATAAAATCGGCGTGACGAAATGGGCGCGCAACAATTTAAAAATGCATGATGTGTGGCAACGCAATTATTATGAAAATATAATCCGTGATGACCGGTCGTTGAACAGGATCAGGGAATATATTTGCAATAATCCGGCCAAATGGGAATCTGACAGAAACAAACCGGACCGGGCGATACAGAGGAAATAA
- the serS gene encoding serine--tRNA ligase, whose amino-acid sequence MLDPKAIRANPQQVRESLEKRGAPAALLESFLEADSAWRTKTQEYENLKSRQNQETEKISLLKREKKDASSALNSMKELSQRLKLISEELKLLEERVVDRALVIPNILEASVPVGKDSTFNSEIRKWGQIKEFQFKPKPHEETGERLGLFNFEQAAKLSGSRFVVLKGAGAALEMALINFMLEVHTGSHGYEQVMTPFLVNADSMKATGQLPKFEDELYKTSDDLYLIPTAEVSVTNLHRNEVIAAESLPLKYVSFSPCFRREAGSYGKDVKGIIRQHQFNKIELVKFCLPETSPQELESLTNDAEKILQLLELPYRVMALAGGDVGFSAAKTYDLEVWFPSEKRYREISSCSNFTDFQARRGGIRLRRGPKAKPEFVHTLNGSGLAVGRTLAAILENYQQEDGSVKVPEALQKFLQVSSIKPR is encoded by the coding sequence ATGCTTGATCCAAAGGCCATAAGAGCAAATCCGCAGCAGGTAAGGGAGTCTCTCGAAAAAAGAGGGGCCCCGGCAGCTTTGCTTGAGAGCTTTTTGGAGGCCGACTCGGCCTGGAGAACAAAGACCCAGGAATACGAGAACCTAAAAAGCCGGCAGAACCAGGAAACTGAAAAGATATCGCTCTTAAAGCGCGAAAAAAAGGATGCCTCAAGCGCGCTTAACTCCATGAAAGAGCTTTCGCAAAGGCTTAAGCTTATTTCTGAGGAGTTGAAGCTTTTGGAGGAGCGGGTTGTTGACAGGGCGCTTGTCATTCCCAATATACTTGAAGCATCGGTGCCTGTGGGTAAGGATTCAACCTTTAACTCGGAGATCAGAAAATGGGGCCAGATAAAAGAATTCCAGTTCAAACCCAAACCGCACGAAGAAACAGGAGAAAGACTGGGGCTGTTCAACTTTGAGCAGGCGGCAAAGCTGTCGGGCTCAAGGTTCGTGGTGCTTAAGGGCGCCGGCGCGGCTCTTGAAATGGCGCTGATCAACTTTATGCTGGAGGTCCACACGGGATCGCACGGCTATGAGCAGGTCATGACACCTTTTCTGGTGAACGCCGACAGCATGAAGGCAACGGGGCAGCTGCCAAAGTTCGAGGACGAACTTTACAAAACAAGCGATGACCTCTATCTTATACCGACCGCCGAAGTATCCGTTACCAACCTGCACCGCAATGAGGTGATCGCCGCAGAAAGCCTGCCTCTAAAATATGTTTCGTTTTCCCCATGTTTTCGCAGGGAAGCCGGCTCTTACGGCAAGGATGTAAAAGGGATAATAAGGCAGCACCAGTTCAACAAAATAGAGCTGGTCAAGTTCTGCCTGCCCGAAACTTCTCCTCAGGAGCTCGAGTCCCTTACAAATGATGCCGAAAAGATACTTCAACTGCTGGAGCTGCCTTACCGGGTAATGGCCCTTGCCGGCGGGGATGTCGGATTTTCGGCCGCAAAGACCTATGACCTTGAGGTATGGTTCCCGTCAGAGAAAAGGTACAGGGAAATATCTTCGTGCTCCAATTTTACGGACTTTCAGGCCAGAAGGGGCGGTATCAGACTGAGAAGAGGACCAAAGGCAAAACCGGAATTCGTCCACACCCTTAACGGTTCGGGCCTTGCTGTGGGCAGGACCCTGGCCGCTATACTTGAGAACTACCAGCAGGAGGACGGCTCAGTAAAAGTCCCGGAGGCGCTTCAGAAATTCCTGCAAGTTTCTTCTATTAAACCACGATAA
- the cysS gene encoding cysteine--tRNA ligase gives MGLCVYNTLSRKEEPFVPAKAPDVSMYVCGITPYDETHLGHGRAYAAFDVIRRYLEYSGYRVNYVQNITDIDDKIIEKANRLGKTIEEVSDTYTKSFFEVMDKLKIKKAAQYPKATENIQGIVDLIAGLVSSGHAYQSGGDVYFDISKDPAYGKLSGRDLEGMQAGARVEVSGKKKNPLDFVLWKAAKENEPYWDSPWGKGRPGWHSECVVMSRKYLGERIDIHGGGADLIFPHHENEIAQAECCGKGDFVKYWLHNGFITINKEKMSKSLGNFFTLSELFKQFDPMAVRFFLIRSHYRSPINFSPDGIKEAASALEGIKNAYEDMAFMLRSSKNDRSSVKIDVENYKLKFISAMDRDFNTPEALAAVFDLIRAYNENRFKLSTEDINNIRLQLEEFNNVMEFGIKEKKAEVKDNINDLVAQRTAAKKEKDFKLADKLRAEIEAKGYIIEDTPFGSFVKKKPDGAISGPDTKVSAPWGKKTGAEPSGSGKK, from the coding sequence ATGGGCCTTTGCGTCTACAATACCCTCTCAAGAAAAGAAGAACCTTTTGTTCCGGCCAAAGCGCCCGATGTCAGCATGTATGTCTGCGGGATAACCCCGTATGATGAGACGCACCTGGGCCACGGCAGGGCCTACGCCGCCTTTGATGTTATCAGAAGATATCTTGAATACAGCGGGTACAGAGTAAATTATGTCCAGAACATAACGGACATAGACGATAAAATTATCGAAAAAGCCAACAGGCTCGGCAAAACTATAGAGGAGGTCTCCGATACCTATACCAAGTCATTTTTTGAGGTGATGGACAAATTAAAGATCAAAAAAGCAGCGCAGTATCCAAAGGCGACAGAGAACATCCAAGGTATCGTTGATCTCATAGCAGGACTGGTGTCATCCGGCCATGCTTACCAAAGCGGAGGGGATGTGTACTTTGATATAAGCAAGGATCCTGCCTACGGCAAGCTGTCGGGCAGGGACCTTGAAGGAATGCAGGCCGGCGCCAGGGTGGAAGTAAGCGGAAAGAAGAAGAACCCTCTTGATTTTGTGCTGTGGAAAGCCGCAAAAGAGAATGAGCCTTACTGGGATTCTCCCTGGGGCAAAGGCAGACCCGGCTGGCACAGCGAATGCGTGGTCATGTCGCGCAAATACCTGGGCGAAAGGATCGATATCCACGGGGGAGGAGCCGACCTCATCTTTCCCCATCACGAGAACGAGATAGCCCAGGCCGAGTGCTGCGGGAAAGGCGATTTTGTAAAATACTGGCTTCACAACGGCTTCATAACCATCAATAAGGAAAAGATGTCAAAATCCCTGGGCAATTTTTTTACGCTGTCGGAGCTGTTCAAGCAATTCGACCCCATGGCGGTGCGATTTTTCCTCATCAGATCGCATTACAGAAGCCCGATCAATTTTAGCCCGGATGGGATAAAAGAAGCGGCCTCGGCGCTGGAAGGAATAAAGAACGCTTATGAGGACATGGCTTTTATGCTCAGATCAAGCAAGAACGACAGGTCCAGCGTTAAGATAGATGTGGAGAACTATAAACTCAAGTTCATCTCCGCCATGGACAGGGATTTTAACACCCCGGAGGCCCTGGCCGCCGTCTTTGACCTGATAAGGGCCTACAACGAGAACAGGTTCAAACTATCTACCGAGGATATAAACAACATCAGGCTGCAGCTGGAGGAGTTCAACAATGTGATGGAATTTGGCATAAAGGAAAAAAAGGCCGAGGTCAAAGACAACATCAACGACCTTGTGGCGCAAAGGACCGCCGCCAAAAAAGAGAAGGATTTTAAACTCGCTGACAAATTAAGGGCCGAGATAGAGGCTAAAGGGTATATAATTGAAGACACTCCGTTCGGGAGTTTTGTGAAGAAAAAGCCCGACGGAGCGATCAGCGGACCCGACACTAAAGTGTCGGCTCCTTGGGGAAAGAAAACCGGAGCCGAACCTTCAGGTTCGGGTAAGAAATGA
- a CDS encoding aminodeoxychorismate/anthranilate synthase component II, with product MILVIDNYDSFTYNLVQYLNELGAQTQVFRNDKITIDEIKALGPERILISPGPCTPQEAGISVDAIRGFVGKLPILGVCLGHQAIGAAFGAKVIRAENIMHGKTSQIHHDGKTIFKGLNDPFTATRYHSLIVERQNLPGCFELSAWTKDGEIMGLRHKELKVEGVQFHPESILTKEGKKLLANFLAL from the coding sequence ATGATCCTGGTAATAGACAATTACGATTCCTTTACCTACAACCTCGTACAGTATCTTAATGAACTGGGAGCCCAAACACAGGTCTTTAGGAACGACAAGATCACTATCGATGAGATAAAGGCTCTTGGTCCCGAAAGGATATTGATCTCCCCTGGGCCGTGCACTCCCCAGGAAGCCGGGATCTCGGTGGATGCAATTAGAGGCTTTGTCGGAAAACTGCCCATCCTTGGGGTATGTTTAGGCCATCAGGCAATAGGCGCGGCTTTCGGAGCAAAAGTGATAAGAGCAGAGAACATAATGCACGGCAAGACCTCGCAGATCCATCACGACGGAAAAACCATATTCAAAGGACTTAATGACCCGTTCACCGCCACCAGATACCACTCTCTTATTGTAGAAAGGCAGAATTTGCCCGGATGCTTTGAGCTCTCCGCCTGGACAAAGGACGGGGAGATCATGGGACTTAGACATAAAGAATTAAAAGTTGAAGGGGTCCAGTTCCATCCGGAATCAATACTGACAAAAGAAGGCAAAAAACTGCTGGCTAATTTCCTTGCTCTCTGA
- a CDS encoding UDP-N-acetylmuramoyl-L-alanyl-D-glutamate--2,6-diaminopimelate ligase, with product MLLQDLLSNTKTLSFDGDLGIDITGISYDSRKVSPGDLFVAVPGFTADGTRFIPEAVSRGAGAVVVEKAAKKDSEYGVPAVFVPSARSALADLSAAFYGFPSRKLKLIGITGTNGKTTTAYLIDSIFKAAGIKSGLIGTVEMKIGDVSIGSKLTTPESADLQRILADMVKNGITHVVMEVSSHSLSLKRVRGIDFDVAVYTNLSHDHLDFHKTMESYFDAKLSLFRNLGTGSKKNTVAAVNLDDDYSDTIEQETQAKVVTFSTAKAADVAAKIISSDLSAMSLEVLSKGEKTLLESRLAGAFNASNIAGAFAAASAAGIEVSVIKTGIELMKNVPGRLEKIDEGQDFTVIIDFAHSPDSLQKLIDCVKPFKKGRIILVFGCTGDRDKTKRPIMGTIAQKGADLTFLTSDDPHNEDPLSIMKDVESGIKAAGGASGKEYIKEPDRKAAIEKAVLEAKEGDIILIAGRGHERFQEIKGKLIEIDDRIVARDAVKKRLP from the coding sequence ATGTTGCTGCAAGACCTATTGTCCAACACCAAAACCCTGTCTTTTGACGGCGATCTAGGAATTGATATCACCGGCATCTCCTATGATTCCCGCAAAGTTAGTCCTGGCGACCTTTTTGTGGCTGTCCCGGGGTTCACTGCCGACGGGACCAGGTTCATTCCGGAGGCAGTTAGCAGGGGGGCCGGCGCAGTTGTAGTTGAGAAAGCCGCAAAAAAGGACTCAGAGTACGGGGTCCCAGCAGTATTTGTTCCTTCCGCCAGATCGGCCCTTGCCGACCTTTCGGCTGCCTTTTACGGGTTCCCTTCAAGAAAATTAAAGCTGATAGGGATAACAGGTACCAACGGCAAAACAACGACGGCCTATTTGATCGATTCCATCTTTAAGGCCGCGGGTATCAAATCGGGCCTTATCGGCACGGTCGAGATGAAGATAGGGGATGTTTCTATAGGCTCAAAGCTTACCACCCCGGAATCAGCGGACCTTCAAAGGATACTGGCTGATATGGTAAAGAACGGCATAACGCATGTGGTCATGGAGGTTTCTTCCCACTCACTTTCTTTAAAAAGGGTAAGAGGGATAGACTTTGATGTTGCTGTTTACACCAATCTCAGCCACGACCATCTGGATTTTCACAAGACCATGGAATCATATTTTGACGCAAAACTGTCCCTGTTTCGGAACCTGGGGACAGGCAGCAAAAAAAACACTGTGGCGGCCGTGAATTTAGATGATGATTACAGCGACACGATAGAGCAGGAAACTCAGGCAAAGGTGGTCACATTTTCGACTGCAAAGGCCGCGGATGTGGCGGCAAAGATAATAAGTTCTGATCTTTCCGCCATGTCGCTTGAGGTCCTTTCAAAAGGAGAAAAGACGCTCCTTGAAAGCCGTCTTGCAGGGGCCTTTAATGCTTCAAACATTGCGGGCGCCTTTGCCGCGGCATCAGCCGCCGGGATAGAAGTGTCCGTAATTAAGACCGGCATAGAGCTGATGAAAAATGTCCCGGGCAGGCTGGAAAAGATAGATGAAGGCCAGGATTTTACGGTGATTATTGATTTTGCGCATTCTCCCGACAGCCTGCAAAAGCTGATCGACTGCGTCAAGCCGTTCAAAAAAGGAAGGATCATCCTTGTGTTCGGCTGCACGGGGGACCGCGACAAAACAAAGAGGCCTATCATGGGAACTATTGCGCAAAAAGGAGCCGACTTGACATTCCTTACCAGCGATGACCCTCACAATGAAGACCCCCTCTCAATAATGAAAGATGTGGAGTCAGGCATCAAAGCCGCTGGCGGAGCCTCGGGGAAAGAGTACATTAAAGAACCTGACAGAAAAGCCGCGATAGAAAAAGCTGTTTTAGAGGCAAAGGAAGGCGATATAATTTTGATCGCCGGCAGGGGCCACGAAAGATTCCAGGAGATAAAGGGTAAGTTAATAGAGATAGATGATAGAATTGTGGCTAGAGATGCTGTCAAAAAACGCCTTCCTTAG